CACCGACATCATTGCAAAAACCGATTCCATCTACAAACATTTTCTGGGTGTTGGTGTCTATAATAAAATGAAAGAACAATACGGAGGATATGCAAGGGTGAAGCCCGAAGAACTGTTCGGACAGTAAAGCAGGAAACAAATGTATAATAATGGAAAAATCGACTGATGGAAACCATTGAAACAAGTTACAGGAGTTACCAGGGGAAAAAATATGCCTTTCTGCTTCTCATGTTTGTTGTGCTCATTGCTTTTGCAATTGTCGGCATTACTCTGGGTTCCGCAAGTATTGGACTGAATGACATATTCAACGTCATCTTTGCCAGGGGCAGCGAAATGCAGCATCAGATCATCGTTAACATCCGGTTACCCCGTGTACTTTCGGCCATTCTGGCGGGTACAGCTCTTGCCGTATCAGGTGCCGCCATGCAGACCATTCTGAGAAATCCACTGGGATCTCCTTTCACTCTGGGTGTTTCCAATGCCGCTGCCTTCGGTGCCGCTTTCGCCGTTATTGTTCTATCGGCAGGAACCAGTCAGAGCGGAAATACCGAAACCGTAATGCTGAACAATCCATACAGCGTTACCATATCGGCCTTCCTCTGGAGTATGGTCAGTACATTAATCATCTTTCTGCTGGCCAGGTTCAAGGGAGCCACTCCTGAAGTAATGATCCTCACGGGAATTATCCTGGGTTCGTTATTCTCGGCAGGAATTACAGCATTACAATATTTTGCGGATGATATCGAGATCTCTTCTATTGTCTTCTGGACCTTTGGCGATATCGGAAGATCCTCCTGGAGAGACTTTCTGATTCTTCTGGGGGTAGTACTCATAGCCACGGTGATCTTTCTGAGGAACCGGTGGAATTACAATGCACTGGATGCCGGCGACGAGATGGCCAAAAGCCTGGGCGTTCACGTACAGCGAACACGCCTTACAGGTATGGTAACCGCTTCGCTTGCAACAGCAGTTACCGTATCGTTCTTTGGCATCATCGCCTTTGTCGGATTGGTTGTTCCTCATATTGTTCGAAGGGTGATTGGTGGCGATGAACGTTTTCTGATACCCGCCTCTGCCCTTTTCGGCGGTATGTTTTTGCTGGTCTCCGATACGGTGGCCCGCACAGTCATCGCTCCTGTAGTGCTGCCGGTGGGTATACTCACTTCATTCCTGGGAGCCCCGCTCTTCCTGTATCTTTTGATCAGAGGAATAGGGAAAGGATATTGGTAAAAACAAAAAAAATGAAATTATGCAGCTCACGATAGACAACATCACATTCAGCTACAACGGACGACCGGTACTGGAAAATGTCAACAGAGAAATTCCCGGAGGAGATTTTGCAGCCATCGTAGGTCCGAATGGTTCGGGCAAAAGTACCTTGCTGCGATGCATCGATGGAATTCTCAAACCCAAAGAAGGAACGGTATTCGTTGAAAATGAAAACATCCATCAGTTTAACAGACACACCAGGGCCAAAACTTTTGGATATGTGCCCCAGGAAGCCCGGAACACCCCTCCAGCTACGGTTTTTGACACGGTTTTAATGGGCCGCAAACCCTATATTGGATGGAGAATAAAAGAGGAGGACAGAAACATCACCGGCCGCATCATCAGACAGCTTGATATGGAAGATATTGCCATGAAGGATGTAAACAAGCTTAGCGGAGGTCAGCGGCAAAGGGTTTTCATAGCCCGTGCACTGGCCCAGCAGCCCAATATACTTCTGCTTGACGAACCTACAGCCAATCTCGACCTGAGGCATCAGCTCGAAGTGCTGCAGTTGCTGCAAAATGTAACACAAAAAAACATTACCACACTGGTAGCCATTCATGACCTTAACCTCGCCGCCCAGTATTGCTCAACCTTCATTATGCTGAAGGAAGGAAAAATATTTGCCACCGGCGGTAAAGAGATACTGACCAGAGAAAACATCGAGAACCTTTACAATATACGGGTAAACATATTTCACAACAACGGAAATGTGTTTTTCGTGCCGGTAGAAAAGGCATAAATTCCTTATCTTTACAAAAAAACCCGCATGCAGAACTTTTCTCAACAAGAACATAATTAATATGCGGGTTTCCTGGTGATATAAACAAAGTTTGTGAATTTGGCATATAAATCAATTTGAAATTCATATTTTGAAAAAAAATGTTACATCAATGAAAGAAACCCAACCTCAATGATGGATATGGATCCGTATTATTATACCAGGCAGGAAATAACGATCAACATAGAAGAAATCGGCCGGAAGGCCCTTCGAATCACCATTCCCCTCATACTTTTTTCGATCATTCTTTTCTTTATTCTCTGGCCCGGGATGTTCAGCTTCAATGCGTTCAGGAATGCTTTTCCTGATAATCCGCTTATTGTATTGGCTATCGTCCTGGGAGGTATCGTTTTGCACGAATTGCTCCACGGCATTACATGGGCCCTTTTCTGCAAGAATGGGTTTAGATCTATCCGCTTCGGGATATGGCTCAGGATGCTCACCCCCTATTGTCACTGTAAAGAACCGCTAAGAAGAAACCAGTACATCGCGGGTGGTTTCATGCCCGGCCTTTTGCAGGGTATTTTCCCTCTGATATTTGCTTTAGTACAAGGTAGCATGGGATTTTTGTTACTGGGAATATTTTTTTCATTTGCTGCCGGAGGTGACTTTGCCATGATGTGGGAACTCAGAAAAGAAAAGAGAAGCAGCTTACTTCTTGATCACCCGGATAAGCTGGGTTGTTATCTTTATAAAAAAAAGAATAAAAATTAATGGAAAATGTAATCATTTTTTTTT
Above is a window of Bacteroidales bacterium DNA encoding:
- a CDS encoding iron ABC transporter permease, producing METIETSYRSYQGKKYAFLLLMFVVLIAFAIVGITLGSASIGLNDIFNVIFARGSEMQHQIIVNIRLPRVLSAILAGTALAVSGAAMQTILRNPLGSPFTLGVSNAAAFGAAFAVIVLSAGTSQSGNTETVMLNNPYSVTISAFLWSMVSTLIIFLLARFKGATPEVMILTGIILGSLFSAGITALQYFADDIEISSIVFWTFGDIGRSSWRDFLILLGVVLIATVIFLRNRWNYNALDAGDEMAKSLGVHVQRTRLTGMVTASLATAVTVSFFGIIAFVGLVVPHIVRRVIGGDERFLIPASALFGGMFLLVSDTVARTVIAPVVLPVGILTSFLGAPLFLYLLIRGIGKGYW
- a CDS encoding ABC transporter ATP-binding protein, which encodes MQLTIDNITFSYNGRPVLENVNREIPGGDFAAIVGPNGSGKSTLLRCIDGILKPKEGTVFVENENIHQFNRHTRAKTFGYVPQEARNTPPATVFDTVLMGRKPYIGWRIKEEDRNITGRIIRQLDMEDIAMKDVNKLSGGQRQRVFIARALAQQPNILLLDEPTANLDLRHQLEVLQLLQNVTQKNITTLVAIHDLNLAAQYCSTFIMLKEGKIFATGGKEILTRENIENLYNIRVNIFHNNGNVFFVPVEKA
- a CDS encoding DUF3267 domain-containing protein; the protein is MMDMDPYYYTRQEITINIEEIGRKALRITIPLILFSIILFFILWPGMFSFNAFRNAFPDNPLIVLAIVLGGIVLHELLHGITWALFCKNGFRSIRFGIWLRMLTPYCHCKEPLRRNQYIAGGFMPGLLQGIFPLIFALVQGSMGFLLLGIFFSFAAGGDFAMMWELRKEKRSSLLLDHPDKLGCYLYKKKNKN